In Sulfitobacter sp. OXR-159, one DNA window encodes the following:
- a CDS encoding M48 family metallopeptidase: MKDPVLPGNPPIPLILRRSARARRISLRISQLDGRVTLTMPKRLAEREALAFAETKQDWIRQHLAARGEDVIVAPGAEVPVGGKVLRVRGGQGREMQGRGVRIGPEEIFVPGPKESIGKRLAAHLREVARDRLAGACDDYAALLGKPYARITLRDTRSRWGSCTSDGRLMFSWRLIMTPPEVLDYVAAHEVAHLAQMNHSPAFWAEVTRIYGDYQAPRQWLRDHGGGLHRYRF, translated from the coding sequence ATGAAAGACCCTGTGCTGCCCGGCAACCCGCCGATTCCGCTGATCCTGCGCCGTTCGGCGCGCGCGCGACGCATCTCTTTGCGGATCTCGCAGTTGGACGGGCGGGTCACTCTGACCATGCCCAAACGCTTGGCCGAGCGTGAGGCTCTGGCCTTCGCCGAGACCAAACAGGACTGGATTCGCCAGCATCTTGCCGCGCGGGGCGAGGATGTGATCGTGGCGCCGGGGGCTGAGGTGCCGGTGGGCGGCAAGGTGCTGCGGGTGCGCGGCGGGCAGGGGCGTGAGATGCAAGGGAGGGGCGTGCGGATCGGCCCCGAAGAAATCTTCGTGCCCGGCCCGAAGGAGAGCATCGGCAAACGTCTTGCGGCGCATCTGCGCGAAGTGGCCCGCGACCGCCTCGCCGGGGCCTGTGACGACTATGCCGCGCTGCTGGGCAAGCCCTACGCCCGGATCACCCTGCGCGACACGCGCTCTCGCTGGGGGTCTTGCACCAGTGATGGCAGGCTGATGTTCTCGTGGCGGCTGATCATGACCCCGCCCGAGGTGCTGGATTATGTCGCTGCCCATGAGGTCGCGCATCTGGCGCAGATGAACCACTCGCCCGCCTTCTGGGCCGAGGTCACGCGGATATACGGTGATTATCAGGCCCCCCGCCAATGGCTGCGCGACCATGGCGGCGGGCTGCATCGCTACCGGTTCTAG
- a CDS encoding Dabb family protein: MTKRNFIRHVVFFSAKDPKDLPTIVAGLWKLADIPHSTTFEICENTRVDALSGDVDVVVYAEFPDAEALAAYKAHPIYQESIDIVRPLRDMRVPADF, from the coding sequence TTGACCAAACGAAACTTCATCCGTCACGTGGTCTTTTTCTCGGCCAAAGACCCCAAAGACTTGCCCACGATCGTGGCGGGGCTTTGGAAACTGGCCGACATCCCGCATTCGACAACTTTCGAGATCTGCGAAAACACCCGCGTCGATGCGCTTTCGGGCGATGTGGATGTGGTTGTCTATGCCGAATTCCCCGATGCCGAGGCACTTGCCGCCTATAAGGCGCATCCGATCTATCAAGAATCCATCGATATCGTGCGGCCCTTGCGCGATATGCGTGTGCCTGCGGACTTTTAA
- the dgcN gene encoding N-acetyltransferase DgcN yields MIKTPYLLFLGDAPDSLSAKVAQGIKDWRPDNAVGQFRMEGCKADLGLQDMTLAEAREAGAETLVIGVANRGGKISAAWKEVLIEALNMGFDIASGLHNLLRNEADLVAAAKASGTTLHDVRVPSVEYPIADGKKRSGKRVLAVGTDCSVGKMYTALALDEAMREKGMKSTFRATGQTGILITGEGVPLDAVIADFMAGSVEYLTPDNDDDHWDIIEGQGSLFHVSYSGVTMALIHGGQPDALILCHEPTRTHMRGLPEYSLPSMEAVRDVALTLAQVANPDCKVVGISVNTYHMPEAEADAYLAEVEERLGLPAVDPFRQGAARLADALAAL; encoded by the coding sequence ATGATCAAAACCCCCTATCTGCTCTTTCTGGGCGACGCGCCTGACTCTCTGTCCGCCAAAGTCGCCCAAGGCATCAAGGACTGGCGCCCCGACAATGCGGTCGGTCAGTTTCGCATGGAAGGCTGCAAGGCCGATCTCGGCTTGCAAGACATGACGCTGGCCGAAGCGCGTGAGGCGGGGGCCGAGACATTGGTCATCGGCGTCGCCAACCGTGGCGGCAAGATCAGCGCGGCTTGGAAAGAGGTGCTGATCGAGGCGCTGAACATGGGCTTCGACATCGCCTCTGGCCTACACAACCTGTTGCGCAACGAAGCCGATCTGGTCGCCGCCGCCAAGGCGAGCGGCACAACCCTGCATGACGTGCGCGTGCCCAGTGTCGAATATCCCATTGCGGACGGTAAGAAACGCAGCGGCAAACGGGTTCTGGCCGTGGGCACCGATTGCTCGGTCGGGAAAATGTACACCGCCCTCGCGCTGGATGAGGCGATGCGCGAAAAAGGCATGAAAAGCACCTTCCGTGCCACGGGCCAGACCGGCATCCTGATCACCGGCGAAGGCGTGCCGTTGGATGCCGTGATCGCCGATTTCATGGCCGGGTCGGTGGAATATCTCACGCCCGACAATGATGACGACCATTGGGACATCATCGAAGGGCAGGGCAGCCTGTTCCACGTCTCCTACTCAGGCGTGACCATGGCGCTGATCCACGGCGGCCAACCCGATGCGCTGATCCTCTGCCATGAGCCAACCCGGACCCATATGCGCGGCCTGCCGGAATACAGCTTGCCAAGCATGGAAGCGGTCCGCGACGTGGCTCTGACACTGGCGCAGGTGGCCAACCCCGACTGCAAGGTCGTTGGTATCTCGGTCAATACCTACCACATGCCTGAGGCCGAGGCGGACGCCTATCTGGCCGAGGTCGAAGAGCGTCTTGGCCTGCCTGCGGTCGATCCCTTCCGTCAGGGTGCTGCACGACTGGCCGATGCGCTGGCGGCGCTGTGA
- a CDS encoding GntR family transcriptional regulator: MNLSPRPVEATPLAHDRVYRRLRARIMHGDLPPGHALTLRGIGKEYEVSMTPAREAVRRLAAEGALTMSASGRISTPELSNERIEELAALRALLEVELASRALPRAHMALIERMQTINTNIAEAVAHRDAVSYIRTNLEFHRTLYLRAQAPAMLAMAETVWLQLGPTMRALYGRLRRTEPPHFHRLIIAALRAGDEPGLRLAVRSDVTQGLRMLAS, from the coding sequence ATGAACCTCAGCCCCCGCCCTGTCGAGGCCACGCCGCTGGCCCATGATCGTGTCTACCGCCGCCTGCGCGCGCGGATCATGCACGGCGATCTGCCGCCCGGTCATGCCCTGACCCTGCGCGGCATCGGTAAGGAATATGAGGTCTCGATGACGCCCGCGCGCGAAGCGGTGCGGCGTTTGGCGGCCGAAGGCGCGCTCACGATGTCGGCCTCTGGGCGCATCTCCACCCCCGAACTCAGCAACGAACGGATCGAAGAATTGGCCGCCCTCCGCGCGCTTCTGGAGGTCGAACTCGCTTCTCGCGCCTTGCCGCGCGCACATATGGCGCTGATCGAGCGGATGCAGACCATCAACACCAATATCGCCGAGGCCGTGGCCCACCGTGATGCGGTCAGCTACATCCGCACCAACCTCGAATTCCACCGAACGCTTTATCTGCGCGCCCAAGCACCCGCCATGCTCGCCATGGCGGAAACAGTTTGGCTGCAACTCGGCCCCACCATGCGCGCGCTCTATGGCCGCCTGCGCCGGACCGAGCCCCCGCATTTCCATCGGTTGATCATCGCCGCCCTGCGCGCCGGGGATGAGCCGGGGCTGCGACTGGCGGTGCGCTCTGATGTCACCCAAGGTTTGCGGATGCTGGCCAGTTAA
- the dgcA gene encoding N-acetyl-D-Glu racemase DgcA, with amino-acid sequence MQIDVTADTFKLAQVFTISRGSRTEAKVLTVRVTDGGVTGWGECVPYARYDETLESVTAEINGLPGDITRQALYDLLPAGAARNAVDCALWDLEAKRAGKRVWELAGLTAPGPEVTAYTLSLDEPEAMRAQAAKHSHRPLLKIKLGTPDDMPRLEAVRAGAPDATIIIDANEGWSAEVYADLAPHLVRLGVALVEQPLPAGDDDALLGMDRPVPVCADESCHDRASLPGLKGKYDVVNIKLDKTGGLTEALALRDAARAEGFDVMVGCMVGSSLAMAPATLVAQGAKVVDLDGPLLLAEDRDNALKFDGAGVHPPVAALWG; translated from the coding sequence ATGCAGATCGACGTTACCGCAGATACGTTCAAACTGGCACAGGTCTTTACCATCAGCCGTGGTTCGCGGACCGAGGCCAAAGTGCTGACCGTCCGCGTGACCGATGGTGGCGTGACCGGCTGGGGCGAATGCGTGCCCTACGCGCGCTATGACGAGACCCTCGAATCGGTCACGGCTGAGATCAACGGCTTGCCCGGCGATATCACCCGCCAAGCGCTCTATGACCTTTTGCCTGCCGGGGCCGCACGCAACGCGGTAGACTGCGCGCTGTGGGATCTGGAAGCCAAACGCGCGGGCAAGCGCGTTTGGGAACTGGCCGGGCTGACGGCCCCGGGGCCGGAAGTCACGGCCTATACCCTCTCGCTGGACGAACCCGAGGCGATGCGCGCGCAGGCCGCGAAACACAGCCATCGGCCCCTGCTCAAGATCAAGCTCGGCACGCCTGATGACATGCCCCGGCTCGAAGCCGTGCGCGCAGGTGCGCCCGATGCCACCATCATCATCGACGCCAATGAGGGTTGGTCGGCAGAGGTCTACGCCGACCTTGCGCCCCATCTGGTGCGCCTTGGCGTGGCGTTGGTCGAACAACCCTTGCCCGCAGGGGACGACGACGCGCTCTTGGGCATGGACCGCCCCGTGCCGGTCTGCGCCGATGAAAGCTGCCATGACCGTGCCAGCCTGCCCGGCCTCAAGGGCAAATACGACGTGGTGAACATTAAGCTCGACAAGACCGGCGGGCTGACCGAAGCGCTGGCGCTGCGCGATGCGGCGCGGGCCGAAGGGTTCGACGTGATGGTCGGCTGTATGGTCGGATCGTCGCTGGCGATGGCCCCGGCGACGCTGGTCGCCCAAGGCGCGAAGGTGGTGGACCTTGACGGCCCGCTGCTTCTGGCCGAAGACCGCGACAATGCTTTGAAATTCGACGGCGCGGGCGTGCATCCCCCCGTGGCCGCGCTCTGGGGGTGA
- a CDS encoding aminodeoxychorismate synthase component I, producing the protein MAGPCVLFDNGPLGDGTGFCAPQQIISAQKPEEVPAAFAALEAAQTGGAWLAGYASYELGYLGSGKLRDLMPAGRGLPLLRFGVFDAPLPHRFETETGDAALSDLTPDWDFAQYEAAFAQVQDFITAGDIYQANLTFGMEGHFTGTPAALYARLRERQQVAYGALVDLGGPVLLSRSPELFFALTEQGHLTARPMKGTARRGRDAQEDAKLRADLAASEKNMAENLMIVDLLRNDISRIAEVGSVVVPKLFEIETYETLHQMTSRITAQVFPGKRLADIFHALFPCGSITGAPKIRAMQILRALEPAPRDAYCGAVGWIAPTGAMQFNVAIRTATCHADGRLRLNVGGGVVHDSTAEDEYAEALLKARFATLA; encoded by the coding sequence ATGGCTGGCCCTTGCGTCCTTTTTGATAACGGCCCGCTGGGCGATGGCACGGGTTTCTGCGCGCCTCAACAGATCATCAGCGCGCAGAAACCCGAGGAAGTGCCTGCAGCGTTTGCGGCCCTTGAGGCGGCGCAGACAGGAGGCGCGTGGCTGGCAGGCTATGCGAGCTATGAGTTGGGCTACCTCGGTTCGGGCAAACTGCGCGATCTGATGCCTGCGGGGCGTGGCCTGCCGCTGCTCCGTTTTGGGGTGTTCGATGCGCCCTTGCCACATCGGTTTGAGACGGAAACAGGCGACGCGGCTCTGTCTGACCTGACCCCGGATTGGGACTTCGCACAATATGAGGCGGCCTTTGCGCAGGTGCAGGATTTCATCACTGCGGGAGACATTTATCAGGCCAATCTGACGTTCGGGATGGAGGGGCACTTTACCGGCACGCCTGCGGCGCTTTATGCCCGGCTGCGTGAGCGCCAGCAGGTGGCATATGGCGCTCTGGTCGATCTTGGAGGCCCCGTGTTGCTGTCGCGCTCGCCCGAGCTTTTCTTTGCGTTGACTGAGCAGGGGCATTTGACTGCGCGTCCGATGAAGGGCACCGCACGGCGCGGGCGGGATGCTCAGGAAGATGCCAAGCTGCGCGCCGACCTCGCCGCTTCGGAAAAGAACATGGCGGAAAATCTGATGATCGTGGACCTATTGCGTAACGACATCAGTCGGATTGCCGAGGTGGGCAGCGTCGTGGTGCCAAAGCTATTCGAGATCGAAACCTATGAAACCCTGCATCAAATGACCTCGCGCATTACGGCACAGGTCTTCCCGGGGAAACGTTTGGCCGACATCTTCCATGCGCTCTTCCCCTGTGGCTCAATCACCGGTGCGCCCAAGATTCGCGCTATGCAGATCCTGCGCGCGCTAGAGCCCGCACCGCGCGATGCCTATTGCGGCGCGGTGGGCTGGATCGCCCCCACGGGGGCCATGCAGTTCAACGTGGCAATCCGCACGGCAACCTGCCACGCCGATGGGCGGTTGCGGCTGAATGTCGGTGGTGGCGTGGTGCATGACAGCACGGCCGAGGATGAATATGCCGAAGCACTGCTGAAGGCGCGCTTTGCGACCCTTGCCTAG
- a CDS encoding acetyl-CoA carboxylase carboxyltransferase subunit alpha gives MTQYLDFEKPLAEIEGKAEELRALARSNEEMDITDEARALDKKAAGMLEDLYGSLTPWRKCQVARHPERPHCKDYIEALFTEFTPLAGDRNFADDLAVMGGLARFNDTPVVVIGHEKGNDTKSRIERNFGMARPEGYRKAVRLMELADKFNLPVVTIVDTPGAYPGKGAEERGQSEAIARSTEKCLQIGVPLISVIVGEGGSGGAVAFATANRVAMLEHSVYSVITPEGCASILWKDSEKMREAAEQMRLTANELKTLGVIDRIIPEPMGGAHRHAEESINAVGKSIEAMLKELDGKDGKTLVKERRTKFLEMGRKGLAA, from the coding sequence ATGACCCAATATTTGGATTTCGAAAAACCGCTGGCCGAGATCGAAGGCAAGGCGGAAGAGCTGCGGGCATTGGCCCGGTCCAACGAAGAGATGGACATCACCGATGAGGCCCGCGCGCTGGACAAAAAAGCGGCGGGGATGCTCGAAGACCTTTATGGCTCATTGACGCCATGGCGCAAATGTCAGGTGGCGCGTCATCCAGAGCGGCCCCATTGCAAAGACTATATCGAAGCGCTTTTCACGGAATTCACACCGCTGGCAGGCGACCGCAATTTTGCCGATGATCTGGCCGTTATGGGTGGGTTGGCGCGCTTTAACGATACGCCGGTAGTGGTGATTGGCCATGAGAAGGGCAATGACACCAAGAGCCGGATTGAGCGTAATTTCGGCATGGCGCGGCCTGAGGGTTATCGCAAGGCGGTGCGTTTGATGGAACTGGCGGATAAGTTTAACCTCCCCGTGGTCACCATCGTCGACACGCCCGGGGCCTATCCCGGTAAGGGTGCAGAGGAGCGCGGCCAGTCTGAGGCGATTGCCCGCTCGACGGAAAAATGTCTGCAGATTGGTGTGCCGCTGATTAGTGTGATCGTTGGCGAAGGCGGCTCTGGCGGGGCGGTGGCTTTTGCCACGGCGAACCGCGTCGCGATGCTGGAGCATTCGGTTTATTCGGTGATCACGCCCGAAGGCTGTGCGTCGATCCTGTGGAAAGACAGCGAGAAGATGCGCGAAGCGGCTGAGCAGATGCGTTTGACGGCGAATGAGCTGAAGACCCTTGGTGTCATTGACCGGATCATTCCGGAACCGATGGGCGGCGCGCATCGTCATGCCGAAGAGTCGATCAACGCAGTGGGCAAATCGATCGAAGCCATGCTCAAGGAACTCGACGGCAAGGACGGCAAGACTTTGGTCAAAGAGCGCCGGACTAAGTTCCTTGAGATGGGCCGAAAAGGACTGGCTGCCTAA
- a CDS encoding GNAT family N-acetyltransferase, producing MPPIRPVQKSDLPMVVDLAHALAAYHGDTATLTLAALERDCLGPAPWLTLLVAEGVTGLHGYAALCPQMQLQFGARGMDLHHLFVCDTARGRGIGKALVEAALEHAKAQGCSYVTVGTDTKNRRAQGFYRAAGFDQITPDPRFRRRLA from the coding sequence ATGCCCCCCATTCGACCCGTCCAAAAGTCCGACCTGCCAATGGTCGTCGATCTGGCCCATGCGCTTGCCGCCTACCACGGCGACACCGCCACACTCACGCTGGCCGCTCTGGAACGAGACTGCCTTGGCCCCGCGCCTTGGCTGACACTCTTGGTCGCCGAAGGCGTGACCGGCCTGCATGGCTATGCGGCGCTCTGCCCGCAGATGCAGTTGCAATTCGGCGCAAGGGGGATGGACCTCCACCACCTCTTTGTCTGCGACACCGCCCGCGGGCGCGGCATCGGCAAAGCACTGGTGGAGGCAGCGCTGGAGCACGCCAAGGCGCAGGGTTGCAGCTATGTGACCGTGGGAACAGATACAAAAAACCGGCGCGCGCAGGGGTTCTACCGCGCCGCCGGTTTCGATCAAATCACGCCTGATCCGCGTTTTCGGCGGCGGCTGGCTTAG
- a CDS encoding L-malyl-CoA/beta-methylmalyl-CoA lyase, which translates to MSFRIQPAAPARPNRCQLFGPGSRPAIFAKMAASDADVINLDLEDSVAPSDKDSARANIIKAISEIDWGKKTLSVRINGLDTPYWYRDVVELLEQAGERLDQIMIPKVGCAADVYAVDALVTAVETAKGREKKISFEVIIESAAGIAHVEEIAASSPRLQAMSLGAADFAASMGMQTTGIGGTQENYYMQRGEQKHWSDPWHWAQAAIVAACRTHGVLPVDGPFGDFSDDEGFRAQARRSATLGMVGKWAIHPKQVALSNEVFTPSEEAVAEAREILAAMEEAKAKGEGATVYKGRLVDIASIKQAEVIVRQSEMIAGG; encoded by the coding sequence ATGAGCTTCCGTATTCAGCCTGCCGCCCCTGCCCGCCCGAACCGCTGCCAATTGTTCGGCCCCGGCTCCCGCCCGGCGATCTTTGCAAAGATGGCGGCCTCGGATGCCGATGTGATCAACCTCGACCTCGAAGACAGCGTGGCACCTTCGGACAAGGACAGCGCGCGCGCCAATATCATCAAGGCGATCTCGGAGATCGACTGGGGCAAGAAGACACTTTCGGTCCGGATCAACGGGTTGGACACGCCCTATTGGTACCGTGACGTGGTGGAACTGCTGGAGCAGGCGGGCGAGCGGCTCGACCAGATCATGATCCCCAAGGTGGGCTGCGCGGCGGATGTCTATGCCGTCGACGCGCTGGTGACGGCGGTCGAGACCGCCAAGGGGCGAGAGAAGAAGATCAGCTTTGAGGTGATTATCGAATCCGCCGCCGGTATCGCCCATGTGGAAGAGATCGCCGCCTCTTCTCCGCGTTTGCAGGCGATGTCGCTGGGGGCCGCGGATTTCGCTGCCTCCATGGGCATGCAGACCACCGGCATCGGCGGCACGCAGGAAAACTACTATATGCAGCGCGGTGAGCAAAAGCATTGGTCGGACCCGTGGCACTGGGCGCAGGCCGCCATCGTCGCCGCCTGCCGCACCCATGGCGTGCTGCCGGTCGACGGACCTTTTGGCGATTTTTCGGATGACGAGGGTTTCCGCGCGCAGGCGCGGCGATCGGCCACGCTGGGCATGGTTGGCAAATGGGCGATCCACCCCAAACAGGTCGCGCTGAGCAACGAGGTTTTCACGCCCTCCGAGGAGGCCGTGGCCGAGGCGCGGGAGATTCTCGCGGCGATGGAAGAAGCCAAGGCGAAGGGCGAAGGGGCGACGGTCTATAAGGGGCGTCTGGTGGACATCGCCAGCATCAAACAGGCCGAGGTGATTGTGCGCCAGTCCGAGATGATCGCCGGGGGCTGA
- a CDS encoding TIGR02300 family protein, giving the protein MPNEEWGTKRLCPTTGKRFYDLNKNPIISPYTGEEVEVDNSKSRMIAADAEDAVTAKAKKGDKANDESLVDDDDAVDVDLDDDILDDDDDDDDTVPLDDLADVASDDED; this is encoded by the coding sequence ATGCCCAACGAAGAATGGGGAACCAAGCGCCTGTGCCCCACTACGGGCAAGCGCTTCTATGACCTCAATAAGAATCCGATCATCAGCCCCTACACGGGCGAAGAGGTCGAGGTCGACAACTCCAAGTCGCGCATGATCGCGGCGGATGCCGAGGATGCGGTCACAGCCAAAGCCAAGAAGGGCGACAAGGCGAACGACGAATCGCTGGTCGATGACGATGATGCGGTCGACGTGGATCTGGATGACGATATCCTTGATGACGACGACGATGATGACGATACAGTTCCGCTCGACGATCTGGCCGATGTGGCCTCGGACGACGAGGATTAA